A stretch of the Sphingobacterium thalpophilum genome encodes the following:
- a CDS encoding phosphodiester glycosidase family protein, with translation MKRNFIYSLLLLFLVISCKKNEGGTQLPYDYSIPQQEDLAEIIHTAAWNTKTVADGVVWKYYQFPRIFESKQYVNVFEIDLKKGMQLEIPYVKTGFLKTSAAATAKGALVAFNGSYFNTSTGGSTVFFKYDGQVINQTVNGFNSYRENGAFTFTGQSYQIVPKPAGGWGTLSATAALAGGPLLMQNGQVLEQLNVDFNTSRHPRTAVGLTKDNKLIVAVIDGRSSQSQGLTIPQLGQLMAALGCTSALNYDGGGSSTAWVKGEGVVNYPSDNGKFDHEGERAVATVFTVK, from the coding sequence AATGAAGGCGGAACGCAGCTGCCCTACGATTACAGTATTCCCCAGCAAGAAGACCTGGCGGAGATTATCCATACGGCTGCCTGGAATACAAAAACGGTTGCCGATGGTGTGGTGTGGAAGTATTACCAATTCCCGCGGATATTTGAATCCAAACAATATGTTAATGTATTTGAGATCGATCTGAAGAAAGGTATGCAGCTGGAAATTCCCTATGTGAAGACCGGATTTCTAAAAACAAGTGCTGCTGCCACGGCCAAGGGCGCTTTGGTGGCATTCAACGGGAGTTACTTTAATACCAGTACGGGCGGATCAACCGTATTTTTCAAATACGACGGCCAGGTGATCAACCAGACGGTGAATGGATTTAATAGCTACCGTGAAAATGGCGCATTTACCTTTACCGGGCAAAGCTATCAGATCGTGCCGAAGCCAGCAGGTGGTTGGGGTACCCTGAGCGCTACAGCTGCACTGGCTGGCGGCCCTTTATTGATGCAGAATGGTCAGGTGCTGGAGCAGTTGAACGTAGATTTCAATACCAGCAGACATCCCCGTACAGCAGTGGGGCTTACCAAGGACAATAAGCTGATCGTAGCTGTTATCGATGGACGTTCGTCGCAGTCACAGGGACTGACGATTCCCCAGCTGGGCCAGTTGATGGCCGCCTTGGGCTGCACGTCCGCATTAAACTATGATGGCGGCGGTTCCTCCACAGCCTGGGTGAAGGGTGAAGGTGTGGTCAACTATCCTTCAGATAATGGAAAGTTTGACCATGAAGGAGAACGCGCTGTCGCCACGGTATTTACCGTAAAATAA